The stretch of DNA CCTTTAACACTATGGTTATCGGGTCTTATGTCCGCTCCACAGACAATCACTGCGAGTCCCGCAGCGAGTATATTTTTTCCAGCGTTGATGTCTCTATCAATGCCTGTTGTCTTACAGCTAGGGCAATCCCAACTGCGAATATTCAAAGGCAACTTATCCATTACAAAACCGCAATGGTGACATCGTTTAGAGCTAGGAAAAAAGCGGTCAATCTTGACCAATTTTCGCCCGTACCACTCACATTTATATTCAAGTTGACGAAACATTTGACAGATGGCAGCATCGCTAAGAGAACGAGCCAGCTTGCGATTCTTAACCATGTTGCTCACCGCCAAGTCTTCAATAGCAATCAAGCTTACAAGCGAACCAAGCGAGTAGTCAATTTGTGCAGAAAATCGGTACGAGCATCTTTAATTTTGGCGTGTATTCTGGCTACTTTAAGTCGCGCGCGCTCTCGGTTACTAGAGCCTTTGGTTTTCCGACTCAGTTCCTTTTGTGCGCACGCAAGCTTCTGATACAGCCGATTAAAATGCTTGGGATTAGCTATCTTGTCACCATCACTGGTACTAAGCAGACTAGAAACACCAACATCCAATCCAATCTTTTGCTCAGTTGGTGGAAGTACTTCTACGGTATAATCATCAACCAACAAAGAAACGAACCATCTACCAGAAGGTTCGAGTTTAACAGTAACAGTCGATGGTTCGCATCCTTGTGGAAGATACCTCGACCAAACGATATTCAATGGTTCGCTGCACTTAGCCAGCCAAACTTTACCATCTCGGTACTTAAAAGCCGACTTGGTAAATTCTGCCGAACCACCATTACGTTTTTTCTTAAAACGAGGATATTTAGCTCTTTTGCCCCAAAAGTTAGAAAAGGCTTTTTGCAAATGCCTCAAGCATTGCTGCAAAGGTACGCAGCTAACCTCATTGAGAAAATCAAGTTCTTCGGTTTTCTTCCAACTGGTCAACAAACTAGAAGTTTGTTTGTAATCAATTCTTGTTTGTTTTTCATACCAAGCGATTGTTCTTGCAGCCAAAGCTTTGTTGTAGACCAAACGCACACAACCCATTGTCCGTCGCAAGAGATTTTCTTGCGATAGTGTTGGGTAAAAGCGAAACTTGTAGGCACGTTCAGTCATGCCTCACATTTTAACACGTTTAATGTAAAGCCGTCCTAGAAGGACGGGGTTTCTACCCAGGAATTTTGATGATGGCAAGTGAAAAATATCCGTTAACCATTTATTACGCTTTTAAACAAACAGAAACAGAAAATAATGAGACAAATGGTAACTTTGCTATTTCTTCAACTGGCTGGGAAACTATGCTTGAAGGATTAATTCAAGCTGGTTTTAGCATTACTGGTACTCTTCCAATGCGTAGTGAACAGCATCATCGCATGATTGCTAATAATACAAATGCACTTGCTTCATCGATCGCTCTTGTTTGTCGTCCTCGCCCAGATAATGCCCCATCCGCTACCCGTCGCCAATTCCTCAAACAACTGCAAACAGAATTTCCTACCGACTTAAAAAACCTACAACAAGGCAATATCGCCCCTGTAGATTTAGCTCAAGCCAGTATCGGGTTAGGAATGTCAGTTTTCTCACGCTACAGCAAAGTATTAGAAGCAGATGGTAATCCCATGCGCGTTCGTACCGCCTTACAAATCATTAACTCCTATATCGATGAATTCTTGAACGAACAGGAAGGAGAATTCGACCCCGATACTCGTTGGCGTTGGGCTTTGACTTGGTTTGAGCAGTACCAATTTGAAGAGGGACAATACGGCGATGCGGAAACTCTTTCTAAAGCTAAAAATACCAGTATTAAAGGATTAGAAGAAGCAGGTATTCTTAAAGCCAAGAATGGGAAAGTAAGACTGCTTAAAAGGGAAGAGATGTTTACCTCACCCCCGACCCCTCTCCTATTAGGAGAGGGGAGCAAAACGAGGAGAGGGAGTAATAGTAATGACTGGGAAGCTAGCCAACACCTCATTCAAACTCTCGATAAACAAGGGGAAACTGGCGCAGCTAAATTACTGGCTCAATTAGGAGACAAAGGGGAAGTATGTCGAGATTTAGCTTATCGCTTGTATGTAATTTGCGACAGACAAGGCTGGACACAAGAGGCAATTTCGTATAACAGTCTGGTTACTTCCTGGTCGGAAATATCTCGTCTGGCTGCGATGGAACAACAGTTAGAAACAATAGTACAGGGAGAATTAGTAGTTTAGATAAAGCTATCAATGGTTGCTTTTTTAGTTTTTTGTATATACAATGTGTGGTATAACCAGGAGCATAATTATGGCAACGATAGAAAAACAAAAAGTAGTCAACCTGAGAATTGACGAAGTTAGGCGCAATTTAATCGATGAAGCAGCAAAGCTTCAAGGTAAATCCCGTACTGAGTTTATGGTAGAAGCTGCTTACAAAGAAGCCGAACAAACTATCTTAGACCAGAAGATTTTCATTTTAGATGAAGCAGATTGTGAATATCTTTCTCGTACAAACCATAAACCAGACCCCAAATTAGTCAAATTGTTTAAGAGCAAAAGCCCTTGGGAAGAGTAAAATATTCACAACCGCAACGTATTTCAAGAGAGCATATTGTAGAAAACTTTGATTGTGGTGAAATTTCTCTCAACGATTGGCTGAAAAAACGCGCTCTTAAAAATGATCTGGGAGATGCTAGTAGAACTTACGTTGTCTGCTGCAATAATACAGTAATAGCTTATTACTCACTTCATTTAGGCTGTATTCAACATTCCGAAGCCATAAGAAAAATTAAGCACAATATGCCCGATCCGATTCCAGCTATAGTTTTAGGTAGGCTAGCTGTTGATAAACTTCATCAAGGAAAAGGATTAGCCAGAGCTTTGATTAAAGATATGTTCCTGAGAGCTATTCAAGTTTCTGATTTGGCTGGTACTAAAGCAGTTTTAGTTAAAGCTCTTAATGAGAAGGTGACTGTTTTTTATCAATCCTTTGGTTTTGTTCAGTCAAAAACCGACCCTCTTTTGTTAATGAAAGCGATCGCTGAAGTAAGAGCTAGTTTGAATCAGAAAAGTAAAAAAAATTAGCTAGCAGAAGTCATTACTATGCTTTTAGTTGTAAATATGGGTCTAATATCAGGTGCTTTACACAATATTTTATCTATTACACCTGGTACTTGTTCGCTAATAGAGTGACCAGTTTTACACCAACTAGCAAAATGTTCGCAATTATTACAAAAAAGACTGTAAGCTGTTTCTCCTAACCTACTATAAGCACGAATGACAACAAATTCTTTAGGAAAACATTCATCGTCTGAGTAGTGTTTTACTTTTATGTCTCGTTCCTGAGAAAATTCTTGTTTTGATACAAGAGCTATTCTTTTTTTCTTGCTATATTCAATTACTAAATTACCACCACAATCAATACCATGATGTTCATAAACAAGATGATTTACGTAAATGTGATCGCCACGTGCCATACAATAAAAAACTTCAAATTAAAAAATGTTATGATATTTCTTTGATACTTTTTGGCAATTAATAACAATTTGATCCAAATCACAATTAAGAATTAATAATTAAATTAATTTTTTCTTAATATTTGGGAACTCTAGGGTACAGCACCAATACCGTTAAGGTTTCCCACATGGGTATTAACAATAAAGAAAGAGTAGGCAGAGCATTAGATATCTTGCGAGAAGGCTTGTATCCCTTCGTAGAAAGAGAAATCCGTTCTGTTTACAATGAACATTGGGAAAACCATGCTCTCTCCCATTTATATGAAGACCGCAATCTCAAGCGAACTACTGCCGAAAGATTACAACAGGATGTAGCCGACCTAATCAACGTTATTTTCGGTGAATGGCACAATGTCTTCAAAAAAACTCTGGGACACGCTGAAAAAAATCTCCTTGGAGAACTCAAAACAATTCGCAACGATTGGGCGCATGGCAATAATTTCACTACAGATGATGCCTACCGCGCTTTAGATAGTACAGCTAGACTACTTTCTTCCATCTCCGCACCTCAAGCCGATACGGTTGAAAAACAGAAATAAGAATTATTACGTCTACGTTTTGAAGAACAAGCTCGATGGGAAAAACGCAAAGCTACAAATGTCGCCATTGAAAGTAATCCCCAAAATGGTTTAAAACCCTGGCGAGAAATTGTCACTCCCCATGATGATGTGGCTTTAGGACGCTTTCAACAAGCAGAATTCGCAGCCGATTTGTGGCAAGTATATCTAGATGATAAAAACTGTGCCGATGAATATCGCGACCCCAAAGAGTTTTTTCATCGTACTTATCTTACGGAAGGTCTTAAAGACTTACTCACCAATGCCTTAATTCGTCTCAGTGGCAAAGGAGGCGACCCCGTAATTGAACTACAAACTAACTTTGGTGGTGGTAAAACTCACGCTATGTTAGCCCTTTATCATTTATGTTTTGGTGTCTCTGCCAAAGACTTGCCTGGATGCGAAACTATTTTCACCGAAACTGGAATCGATAATCCTCCTAAAGATGTTAAAACTGCTGTTTTAGTAGGCAATAAAATCGATCCTGGGACTCCCGAACTGAAAAAAGACGGCACAGTAGTTAAAACTCTTTGGGGAGAAATTGCTTGGCAGCTTGGAGGCAAAGAAGGCTATGCAATGCTAGCAGAGGCAGATGAAAACTCTACCAATCCTGGGGACAAGCTCAAAGAATTATTTAATCGTTATTCACCCTGCTTAATTCTGATCGATGAATGGGTGGCTTATGCCCGTCAACTACACTACGAAAAAGACCTACCTGGGGGAGACTTTGATACTCACTTTACCTTTGCTCAAACCCTTAGTGAATCAGCTAAAAATGCCGACAACACTTTACTAGTAGTGAGTATTCCCGCCTCGGATATTGAGATTGGTGGAGACAGAGGTAAACAAGCTTTAGAACGTCTTAAAAATGCTATTGGTAGAGTAGAATCGCCTTGGCGACCTGCTACTGCTGAAGAAAGCTTTCACATCGTTCGCCGTCGCTTGTTCCAAGATATTACCGACCCTAACTTATTTACTGCCCGTGATACCGTCATTAGAGCATTTAGCCAGATGTACCGCGACCAAAAAACAGAATTTCCAGCAGAATGTCGGGAAAAAGATTACGAAAGAAGAATTAGAGATGCTTATCCGATTCATCCCGAATTATTTGAGCGTTTATATGAAGATTGGTCGAGTTTAGATAAATTCCAGCGCACTCGTGGAGTATTGCGCTTGATGGCAAAGGTTATTAGCTATCTGTGGCAAGAGAACGATAAAAACTTAATGATTCTTCCTGCTAACGTACCGATGGCAGATAGTCAAGTACAGTCAGAATTAACTCGCTACCTAGATGATAACTGGTTGCCTATCATTGATAAAGATGTAGATGGTACTAACTCTCTTCCTGTTGATCTTGACCGTCAACATTCTAATTTAGGACGCTATTCTGCCTGTCGTCGGGTAACGCGAACTATCTACATGGGTTCAGCACCACTACAAAAAGCTGCTAACAAGGGATTAGATATTCGCCGAATCAAATTAGGCTGTACCCAACCAGGAGAAAACGTTGCTACCTTTGGCGATGCTCTACGCCGACTCACCAACCAAGCGACTTATCTCTATGTTGATAGTAGCGATCGCTATTGGATCGATACCCAACCTAATGTTACTCGCACTGCTATTGACCGTGCTACTCAGTATAGAGAAGACCAAACCTGGGATGAAATAATTAGAAGACTCAAGCAAGATAAAGAAACAGGTGATTTTGCTGGAGTTCATATTGCACCAAGCTCATCATCTGATATTCCTGATGAATCAACGATGGGAGTAAGATTGGTGTTACTCCATCCCAACTTGACTCACAGTAGCAAAGTCGATAACAGTAATGCCTTAATAGAAGCCAAACAGAT from Stanieria cyanosphaera PCC 7437 encodes:
- a CDS encoding GNAT family N-acetyltransferase, which encodes MGRVKYSQPQRISREHIVENFDCGEISLNDWLKKRALKNDLGDASRTYVVCCNNTVIAYYSLHLGCIQHSEAIRKIKHNMPDPIPAIVLGRLAVDKLHQGKGLARALIKDMFLRAIQVSDLAGTKAVLVKALNEKVTVFYQSFGFVQSKTDPLLLMKAIAEVRASLNQKSKKN
- a CDS encoding type II toxin-antitoxin system TacA family antitoxin; translation: MATIEKQKVVNLRIDEVRRNLIDEAAKLQGKSRTEFMVEAAYKEAEQTILDQKIFILDEADCEYLSRTNHKPDPKLVKLFKSKSPWEE
- a CDS encoding lecithin retinol acyltransferase family protein, translating into MARGDHIYVNHLVYEHHGIDCGGNLVIEYSKKKRIALVSKQEFSQERDIKVKHYSDDECFPKEFVVIRAYSRLGETAYSLFCNNCEHFASWCKTGHSISEQVPGVIDKILCKAPDIRPIFTTKSIVMTSAS